In the Apis mellifera strain DH4 linkage group LG13, Amel_HAv3.1, whole genome shotgun sequence genome, aagaaaaaagggaataaaAGGGCAGGTTGGAATGTTGGACGCTTTTTCTCGTGGTCGAAAGCGCCAGTTTCGGTTTCGACgtttcaatttctctctcgCTGCGTGTTTTGGGAATTGAGAAAGTTGGGcgaaatattatatcgcgAATTAATTTCCCGGAAGTATCgagagaagggagggaaagttaattttattcgagctCGTCCTCGCGAGAATCCGCCCTCTTCTTTCCAAAGTATGCAACTTTCGTTGaaagaataacaatttttaactcgATCCAGGAACAGGAGACAAGCGGTGCAGTTCTTTCCGCGTCGAAGATTCGAGTTAAGTTaatcattgatataaaatactcgttaaaaagatgaattaaatccttccttcgaattttaatctcgtttccttttctccaggaaattttcatatttcccgCGTTAGAAGATCGGCGGGAAGCATCCCAATTGTCACGGCCCTGGCTTCTATTTTTGCTATCGTCCGCGCGATATTTATAACAACGGACTTATTTCACCGTCGACACGACTTCTGTCTGTCGTGGACCGAGCTCGCTCGGTTTCACGCCGTTTCAAACGTGCCGCCTCCAACGATTTCTCCCGCCGTCGCGAAAAAGCGAACGTCCCCTCTCCATTCTCCGTTTTCGTGCAATTGGAATATTGGAAAGACGCGtgtagaagagagagagacggacgGAGAAGGAAAAATCACGCCGACTTGGAGGATCGGATCAAATCCGGGTTAATTAATCGCGATAGGCGTCCGATTTCAAAGGCGACAGATTAAATTCGTTATCGCCGAATCATCTCCGTCCCATTGTTCCCTTAATTAACCCGCTTCATACTTACGTGCTGACGGCGAGGGCTTGCGTGTAATTAACAGCGCGCATCCTATTTTCCCCCGCATTTCGTATTTTTCCCTTTGATCACGATGCCGCATCACGTCGCATTAACTCTTTctgtctcttcttcttctttttccttaagCGGCGTGCAAAAAGCGTGCTCAGATTTACCGTATCTCATCCGGATGGATTAATACAGGAAAGCCGAGATGACGCGTAACGGTAGTCGAGCGTGAATTAACaattatcgatgaatttttatccGTGCACGATTTCGTTTGGCGGAGGATCGATTCGTGTTTTATCCGTGAAATATCGTTTATCGTTTTTCAATCGAGAGATTCGTTAATACGCACGTCTCGAAAGAAGATTGGTGGGATATTGGAATATTGTATTGTGGAGGAGGATCCATTAATCGAGACAAATTTTCCGGGTCCGAAGATGGGTCGAATCGAAGACCAAGTTGTTACCAAGGCTATCAACAATTTTACGATCCATCTCGCGGCCGCCAAATGTTACTTCGAACAAGCCGTGGAAACGCGTCGTTGAGAAGATTAATTTGGTCGGGACACCGTGGAATAATTTCCAACTATCTCGCGTTGTTTCCCACTACGCGTCACGTGAGCGACGCTCATTGTTCCTTCTTCACCACCGCAACGAACCcgatgaaaattcattaactCGAATATTTGCGAATAGGTGTCCGCTTAATCAGCATGTTCTTCGcttcattaattttccaacGTTGAATAGCCCCGCGACGACAACAACATCGTGTAACCACGGGATAAATCTTTTCATCCAGGTCTTCCGGACAGACTTCTTTTCTCGTCGATCGTTCGAATGAATTACTAATTGTCGCGATGAAAATGTGAgtagtttcttctttctttttctttttttcgaaaggaaaatgtaatttttatttcacggtGTGAATAACGCGAGGGTTGGATCATTCGTCCTGGAACTCGATCGTTGAACCGTTAATAACGTATTACGAATCGTATGACGGATCGATGATCTATTAATCTATCGATATATAATCGTATCAAATGGAATCGTATAACGTATGGTCATTAATACGATATCCCAtaaatttcctcgaaatttcgCCTCGAAAATCTTGGTCTTGGACTCGATCGTCCGATTGATCATTTCGGGTTATGTCGGGTTTTATGGTTAATGAAATCCGTCTCGAGCATTGGACGGTATTAATAACAGGAATAATAATcgttctctcgttttttttcaacaggaggagaaggaattgACCCCGGAAGAAGCGGAGTTCATCCAAAAAATCAAGTCGAAGATGTGAGTGGAAATCATTgtttattcgtttttcttcctttttaataTCCGCGCGAACAAtgtttcgatataaatatataatcgagaTTTGggcaaatataatagaatttcataaaCACGGGTAAATATAAATCGCAGTTGAGAGTTTAGTTTCgcgttcgaatttcgaaattgacCGAGAGAGAAATTCCGAGGGGAGAAAAGTCGAGTTTGAGCCTGTTACTCGTGAATCCGATCTCGAAATAGTTTGATGATCGCTGAACCGTAATTTTAGTCTAAAGTGTAGGTTGCATGACGCAAATCGTGGCTGTCAGGGAAACAGGAAATCGTTGCGGATATTTTGCCGATTTCGCGATAATTCCTCTCGATTACGACGCCTCGTAAGAACGTCCAATCAATCCAAGTACTTCCAAGTTCTTTCTATTCTCGCCATTTTATTCCCGAACGAAGCAAAACGAGCTTCGAAGCACGAGGGTATGTATCAAGCTTTCCTCATCACGTTGGAAGGGAAAAACGAACCaacttatttttcatcaaCCCCGTTTTCTAAAAAACTATTGCACATTCGTCGAAATAATAGCGGTGGTATATCGTGTAGATCTCTCttgttctattttttcattcaaaaaacattgcagaaaaatctctctctctctctatctctgaAGAAATCGATACAATCATGTTGATCACCaccactattattattactattattattattattctctttaagggtatataaataagaataggaATTCTAATTCTGAAACGAAGTTATTCTCATTCATTGACGTCACCAGAACGTGTCATCGTTTGAACATTCATCAACTCGTTATAttcatcgttttaattttccacgcgAGTCTGCGTTAAACAGCTTAACGAAATCcctttatggaaaaaaaaagaaaaaagaaaaaaaaaaaaaaaaacgaaaatccgGCTTACCTTGACATTTTTCACGTCATTTCGTTTCGAGACGAGAgtttttgttcaaaaatttttacacgagaatattattacgcaagaatattatatacacaagAGTATTAAATCGAGccgagaggaaggaaggaagaaggggaggggggagaaaaagcCCAAGTTGAATACATTTTCTCGCGATAATTCCATCGGAAAAATGTCTCTACCGTCCGTTCTAACGCGATTCCGCGCGCTCGAGGGGAGAGACGAAATTAAGAACTCGTAGAGTAAGTGCGTTGGtggaaaatctttttatttttagtttagaCGCGCGTGCACCTCTCCGTTCCTTTGACGCGGCTCCTCTCCACCAAACAaacttctcctcttctctctctccaaatCTCGCAACACTGTTTCCTCGTTTGTTCCACCGTTTGCACAATTTCGAACCACCTTGGAACCACGAGCGTTTATCGCGTAACACCTCGAGCCGAGGGACATTTCAAAATTCGCTTCTAATTTAACATTATGGTCGAGCGAAATTGGGGAAATTTCGACGATAACGTTTCCCCAACAAACGCGATTTcacttcgattcgattcgattcgataccCTCGTTTTTTATTCTCGATCTCGCGTCGTCGAACGAacctttttatatcaaataatttctccGCATTTGGAAATAGAGGTACGTggatttttcgaagaatatgACATACGTACGGGGAATATAAATGACCGGAAATGTGATATGAAATTGCAGAAATGTGGTACGATCCATGGAACGCCTGTACGCCGTGCCGTCGGAACAGCTGCGTGTTTGGTTGATCTGGCTGTCGAAAGTGGGAGACATGGCTGACGAATGGCACAAATGGTTACGCTCTCACATCGACTTCGTTCTAAGATTGTCGATAGAGCTGCGTGCGGCCGAGGAGGTTTTAACATTGGAGGTAAGTTTTAACATCGGATGTTGCGacgtattttcaatttttatcaaggaGATATAACGAGAAACGATGAAGAAGAGGATGCAACTTTGTTTTTGCCTGGGTAATTGATTAATCAatcgatcaattaattaattaattaattagcggGTGTTGCACGCAACGAAATTATGTTAGggcgaaatatatttgatacgcGTTAAATTTTGATGTAAATGAATTAACGTTGAGCATTCCGTGGTAAAAGGATTCCTTggtaaagttaaattaatataaatgggAAAAGTTTCCTTTTGGGAGATTATTCGTGCTTCTTGAAATTATCCCTCGAGATTCCCCGTGGAGCGAATAGCGTTAAATCTCCGGGCGAATCGATGAGAAGAAGTTGCCGCGAGGTGTCATCGTCCTCGATTTCACAAATTCGATCCAAGATCCTCGTCCACCTATCACAGTCTATCAGATATCGCTTTTCAATAGTTTCGTGCTTCGTGTTACTCGATTCCGCGTCGCGTTGCGTTCTCCAAACTTGCGATTCTCCTCCTCCTAGTCGGACAAGCGTGGTCGTTAACAAAAGCCGTGTAACACTGTACGCGCGTGGCCGATACGCGTTAACTGCGTTCCAACCGCTCGTAAATGCACACCGAAGTAGAATTCCGATGAAACAATGACGCCTCCGCGATGAAATCTGAAATCTGAAAGCGTAAATTAGTCGAAAGAGTTCACCTGTCCCTCCTTCCCCATTCGAACAGGGGGACGGACAAAGATTTCCTCCCGTGGATTGCGAAACTTTCTCCATTCCTATctattcgaattgaaaattcgtCAAGGATTCCTTGCTACCTCGTCAAAATTTCCATCTCTCCTTTATCATAGAGGATAGAGGCCGATCCCCCTTCGAAAAATCCGCTTTGAAACTCGTCCAAACTTAATTCCGTCCGACTTGTTTTCGTCCTCCAACGGCCGTTGTCGAAGATTTACTTCGCGAACGAACCGCTATTCCCTCGGCTTCAACCTTGAGCTTTAACCGAGTCTGCCCGCTTTTCGAAGAAGACTCAGGTGTCGGCCACGATTTTTCACTCCCGTTTCCCGAGATTTATACACACGAGCACGCTCGAACGGCGCGGGGAATGCGTTTAAATCTTTCTCGTCTATCTTCCCGTGTGCAGCCGAGTCCTCGCGAGTGATTTAGCAAAGGAAAAatggagggaagggaagggaagaaggaggaggcaGAAGCGTCTCGAGAAACTTACGTTACTCGCGCACGTGTTGCTCGTTTGAGCCGCGGGGGCGGTTGACCTTGGGGACCAAAGTTAGTCGAAACGGTCGGTGGACGATCAATCGTCGCTACGTTCAGTAATATATTTAGTGTAATGGTTTCTGCGAAGGCCTTCGAACGGGAGAAAGGCGGTCACGGCGAAccatacattaaaatttggtGGTGGAAATTAGGGATGAATCCGGccgaatatcgatcgattgtgTATCGAATCGTTTGGTTAGCTATTAGCGGGAACCGCGACCGATTAGGAGATCCACCCTCTAATCCAAAGTGCATATTTGCCGCGTAAATTCTAAACTGTCCGCCGATCGATTTATGCAGTTCGACCAACGCCGTCTCTCACGTTCCTCTCGTTCATCTCGTGAACCGAAGCTGGCAAGATAAgcttaattttccattttaatatgCATTACAATCGATCGAAACCTTCTGTTTGCGCGAGTCAAACTTTCAATTTCGGATTCCCacccctcctctttctttcgtcttcttcttcttttctcccttGTTTTCTCACCCGGGAGGGGTTATAAATTACATCGGTTTAAGAGACAGGGACTAATATAATTCTGTCGTGGTGTGTTTGCAGTTTCGAAGCAAGCTTCGGAAAATAGTTTTCCGAATACGGGATGGGGATAATGTCGCGAAGGATCGCAGATGTTTCCGAGTTGAAAGGTTGGCAAGaattattcgaacgaaaagCGTTCGATACAACCGcgttaatttcttctttgcttttttcttctctctctcgaaataaCAGAATATCGCGGAATAAGAgtttcctctccctcttccctATATTCTCGATATTTGGCAAAGGAATCGAATTGGACATCGAATCGTTTAtgcgagagaatttttttttcattcctcttAGAATGTTCTCactcaattttttcttttctagcaagaaaaagaagaggaaatagagaaaaaggaaatcgaaGTGGAAACCAAAGTGGAAACTAAAGAGATCGAGACGGACACGAAAGAGGAGAcaaagaaggaggaggtgaAGGAAGACACGAAGGAGGAGACGGAGGAGACGGAGGAGACGAAGGAGGAGACGAAGGAGGAGACGAAGGAGGAGACGAAGGAGGAGACGGAGGAGACGAAGGAGGAGAcggaggaggacgaggagaaaaagaacgcAAACAACTCAGGACCAGGGAACTCGAACAACCCAGGATCGGAGAACTCGAACAACCCAGGATCGGAGAACTCGAACAACCCAGGATCGGAGAACTCGAACAACCCAGGATCGGAGAACTCGAATAACCCAGGACCAGAGGACTCGAACAATCCAGGACCGGGGAATCCGAACGACGAAGAAGGTAAGAgagatgtaatttatataatttaatcgaagatTTCTCGCGTTTCTTCTATTCGAGGCGACGCAAAATAAAGATACGAGCCAATTTAACTGTGAAAGGTGTATCTTATTCCTTGGAATCGCGAAATAAATCCAAAAGCgactcattttttaatattttaaacagcTATCACGAGAAAAGGATAGCAGGATTATATCCAGGATTACATCCCCCTTATCTTGGAATTCCATGTATTTGAACGAGCAATATTACGCGCTTAAATTTCCACGCGCTAAATCGTATTATATacgcgaaaaaagaaacgaaagtttCTCTTTCTGTTTCGTCCCCCTTCCTTGCTTTGTTCacgatgaaacgaaaaaaagagccGCTTGACACTTTTTTCGTcgcgatacaaaaaaaaaaaagaaaaagaaaaagaaacgggcCCCGAAAAGTTTGTCGTTTTTGACTGTTTCAATTAAGACGATTTGTTTATCAACGCGCGACTAGAGTCGAGAGGATTGTCTGTTCCCCTCCATTGATTTGGGGAACCCCCTAATGGTTTCCGTTGTTGCAGAGGTTaaggaggaaagagaagaagaagaagaagaaaagaaggaagagttgataacggaggaggaggagaaggaggaggaagaaagaagagaagaagaagaagaaacggtaGTGACTGAAATagtggaggaaaaagaagacgtAGAGgtgaaggaagaagaggaagaagagaagccATCGATAGTGATaacagaagaggaagaggaggaagagaggcgAATTATGAAGGAGTGGCCTGTGGGCATTCCGTGGGAGCATTTAGGgatagaggaagaagaggagaagctATTCGACGATGTAAGAAATTCTCTCCTCCCTGTTGTTTAAAGATATCAGCCGCCTTTTATCGCGACCCACTCACTCGCAATCACTCCAATCTTACGAGCACAAGTCTCGCTAAACTTTGCCTTCTTTCCTCTCGAAACTTTCGTTTACACGCTGTAAACCGttgtaaagagagagagagagaaagaaaaaaaagcgagAGTTTCTTTGCAGCGATTGCCCATACCCAAGAACGAGGTGGAGATGAAGGATTTCTTGAGGAAGTTCACGCACGAGGCGACCATCCATCGATCCTCCTTTAAGCATTGGAAGGAAACCGCTGATCAGGTAACGAATAAattgtcttttcttttcttttcttttcttttcttcttttttttgctcgCTTGATTAAAGTCGAGAATCGTTCCGCTTCAGGCTGTCAAGGAAATTGGAAACAGACTGGTTATGGCTACGTTCCTGGTGCAAGGGAAAGATCAGACCGGAGAGATAAAGAAACCAGCCCCTAAAAAAGTACTCAAAAAAGGTAAGaaatctttttgtaaataaaacggTTTAATTTGTCCACGCATTTGAACGCAATGGAAAGTGTTtgaatataatcgaaaaaaatactgTCAACAGTAAAATCTGTCCAAAAGAAGAGCAAGAAGAGGAAATCGCCCgtgaggaaggaggaggaagtggAGGAACCGGAGGATTCAAAACTGGAAATGGTAcgattaatttgcaatttgttTCCATCGTCGTTccatttttcgtttcaattttgtcGAATGATTATGGACCCGATTCTCGATttcatcgtggaaaaaaaaaacattttacttctcatcgagagagaaaaaaaaaagagaaaaaagtcgATCGATCAGTTTCAGATCAGAAACGGTCGACCAGATGGTTTTCTTTAGAAATGTAAAAACCTAGACGAATGGATCGTTTGCGACCGAAAGGATCCGTTTTTATCCCcgtgtattattgtatttgcCCGCTGCTCCCTTTAACTCCCTTTAGAATTCTCGTCTCACGTCCCCCTTCCCGTTTCTAATTTTGTTCCACGTTTGTCCCACGACCGGGGGGACGTGTGCTTCttgatttttactttcttGTCATGGTTTTTAACCTCCATTAAAACCGACGtgacgagggagggagggaggaagaagggTAACAGCGAAGACGGAACAGCGGTGGTGGTTTTTGCCCGCAAGTAGAAAGAACCGGCAATGGTCGGACGGACACGGACACCGGTAGTCGCGCTCTATAAATTGTAGGGaaatgtttttcctttttttctttttccatttgcAAATGAAGAAGATAGCGCGAGGTTGTTAAACGTTTGGTAGCAGCTTACTCGATAGCGCGataattacaaagaaatagaagaaaattactttaatcgcaattttctttcaaattggaCAATTTTTGGGTAATGGGTTAAGAGTGTTTGTtaaatcgaggaaaatttttcttaatcctcttctttcctacatttttataacattttatatacgaaAGGATCGAGAGAAGATATCAAACTttccgaaatttttaatttcttcccgTTAATATCGAATCCAGTTATCCGTATTGCAACAAACGATCCATCCATTCGCtcgttcttcctttttttttctttttctcttttttttcattaattcttcTCCCTCGATCATCGCTCGATCGCTTGTAATGTTCAATTTAACGTGATCTCTTTTGACGCGATGTTCGATTTCGATGTCGAAATTGGGGATTAAGGGGAAAGTTGGACTCTTGTTCGAAGtcaattttcgattctttttttcaaaaagcttttttttatatatacacatatatatccaATTCCTCGCGAATGGAAAAATTGCACGACTGCTTCCCCGTTTTACAccttgttttattaatatttacagacCTTGAATAGAAGGGATTTGATCCGCAAAATGATGGAAGTAGACGCGGATGATTTGGTGAAAGACTCTGCACGTGGAATGGAACCGTTGCCGTACATCTTCTACCTGAAAGTGGAGCCGGACATCGACATAGCTATTGAGCACGATGACGAGAATGTGATCCTGGCCGACACCGAGCGCGAGAACATAACCGGCGATTACCAGAAGCTCTACTTCAATCTTTCTGACAAACCTTGCAAAGGAGGGAAACCGTGGATATTATAGAAGGAACATTGGAACACGTgtcgaattaaaataacaataataaaataaattcttgcaGCAGAACGTGATCAGATTACTGttaatcgaatattcgaatcgG is a window encoding:
- the LOC113218548 gene encoding cilia- and flagella-associated protein 251-like isoform X1; translation: MNGVCNFTQLVWKDTKSIGLGIAIAINGAFYFVCFYYPCGNIVGQFKENVLPPIKEEKELTPEEAEFIQKIKSKINVVRSMERLYAVPSEQLRVWLIWLSKVGDMADEWHKWLRSHIDFVLRLSIELRAAEEVLTLEQEKEEEIEKKEIEVETKVETKEIETDTKEETKKEEVKEDTKEETEETEETKEETKEETKEETKEETEETKEETEEDEEKKNANNSGPGNSNNPGSENSNNPGSENSNNPGSENSNNPGSENSNNPGPEDSNNPGPGNPNDEEEVKEEREEEEEEKKEELITEEEEKEEEERREEEEETVVTEIVEEKEDVEVKEEEEEEKPSIVITEEEEEEERRIMKEWPVGIPWEHLGIEEEEEKLFDDRLPIPKNEVEMKDFLRKFTHEATIHRSSFKHWKETADQAVKEIGNRLVMATFLVQGKDQTGEIKKPAPKKVLKKVKSVQKKSKKRKSPVRKEEEVEEPEDSKLEMTLNRRDLIRKMMEVDADDLVKDSARGMEPLPYIFYLKVEPDIDIAIEHDDENVILADTERENITGDYQKLYFNLSDKPCKGGKPWIL
- the LOC113218548 gene encoding cilia- and flagella-associated protein 251-like isoform X2; the encoded protein is MERLYAVPSEQLRVWLIWLSKVGDMADEWHKWLRSHIDFVLRLSIELRAAEEVLTLEQEKEEEIEKKEIEVETKVETKEIETDTKEETKKEEVKEDTKEETEETEETKEETKEETKEETKEETEETKEETEEDEEKKNANNSGPGNSNNPGSENSNNPGSENSNNPGSENSNNPGSENSNNPGPEDSNNPGPGNPNDEEEVKEEREEEEEEKKEELITEEEEKEEEERREEEEETVVTEIVEEKEDVEVKEEEEEEKPSIVITEEEEEEERRIMKEWPVGIPWEHLGIEEEEEKLFDDRLPIPKNEVEMKDFLRKFTHEATIHRSSFKHWKETADQAVKEIGNRLVMATFLVQGKDQTGEIKKPAPKKVLKKVKSVQKKSKKRKSPVRKEEEVEEPEDSKLEMTLNRRDLIRKMMEVDADDLVKDSARGMEPLPYIFYLKVEPDIDIAIEHDDENVILADTERENITGDYQKLYFNLSDKPCKGGKPWIL